From the Saccharomycodes ludwigii strain NBRC 1722 chromosome I, whole genome shotgun sequence genome, one window contains:
- the MMT2 gene encoding Mmt2p (similar to Saccharomyces cerevisiae YMR177W | MMT1 | Mitochondrial Metal Transporter (paralog of YPL224C | MMT2)), which yields MLKLVHSSTRLGIRSGVLNAKYNIKPPISITLRLTRNLQTTSPNFRELTEKETKQLQEDLANAEHDHIHLRESETEKNDSFQLGTMLNRASHHHHHATSTSDTFMSLLLDKKQFKKNPGVRITWIGLGVNVGLALGKFFGGIVFHSQALLADAVHAASDLVADFLTLISVNLSKKPPTKEYPYGFGKVETIGGLAVSSILAFAGFSIGYSSLISIVGPIIPHTLLEILHIHAHSHAVDIATNVNAAWIAAGSIAVKEWLFQCTKKIALEQNSSVLLANAWHHRVDSLTSLVALVTISSGYLFGITSLDAVGGLLVSGLVLKAGISGMASSCKELLDKALSETDPKYISVENIIRDSLTKMVSNNNSKKPYTLVNLTLLTSGPNLHANLLLEVPLQKWDNVLGIKEFEIVTDHLRNILMANVPHLKQVHVEYIEEKPKLNDEEKKELQSQREMDTAPIPEAAIKCDHDHGHNHSHLFGNGGHTHFH from the coding sequence ATGCTAAAGTTGGTTCATTCTTCTACAAGGTTAGGAATAAGAAGTGGTGTTTTAAATgctaaatataatattaaaccGCCAATATCCATTACTTTGAGACTTACAAGAAACTTACAAACTACAAGCCCAAATTTCAGAGAGCTAACTGAAAAGGAAACAAAACAATTACAAGAAGACCTAGCCAATGCAGAGCATGATCATATCCATTTGCGTGAAAGtgaaactgaaaaaaatgattccTTTCAATTGGGTACAATGTTAAATAGAGCATCCCACCATCACCATCACGCTACTTCGACTTCAGACACCTTTATGTCTCTGTTATTagataaaaaacaatttaaaaaaaatccagGTGTGAGAATAACTTGGATTGGTCTAGGTGTGAACGTCGGCTTAGCACTGggtaaattttttggtGGTATCGTTTTCCACTCTCAGGCTTTATTGGCTGATGCCGTTCATGCTGCTAGTGACTTGGTTGCTGATTTTTTAACCTTAATTAGTGTTAATTTGAGCAAAAAACCTCCAACCAAAGAATATCCATACGGGTTTGGGAAAGTGGAAACTATTGGTGGTTTAGCTGTTTCTTCTATTTTGGCGTTTGCTGGTTTTAGCATTGGTTATTCTTCTCTAATATCTATTGTGGGGCCTATTATTCCCCACACTTTATTAGAAATCCTCCATATTCATGCACATTCTCATGCAGTTGATATAGCCACAAATGTTAACGCCGCCTGGATCGCAGCCGGTTCCATAGCTGTTAAAGAATGGTTGTTCCAATGcactaaaaaaattgccCTTGAACAAAACTCTAGTGTCCTATTAGCTAATGCTTGGCACCACAGAGTTGACTCTTTAACCTCTTTAGTTGCTCTAGTTACTATTTCTTCCGGTTACTTGTTTGGAATTACTTCTTTAGATGCAGTCGGTGGATTGCTTGTTTCGGGCCTGGTCTTGAAAGCTGGTATTTCAGGCATGGCATCGTCCTGTAAGGAACTATTAGATAAAGCGCTTTCAGAGACTGACCCAAAGTATATTTCTGtggaaaatataattagaGACTCTTTAACTAAAATGGTCTCGAACAACAACTCTAAAAAGCCATATACTTTGGTGAATTTAACGTTGTTAACTAGTGGACCAAATCTGCACGCTAATTTACTGTTAGAAGTTCCATTGCAGAAATGGGATAATGTCCTAGGtattaaagaatttgaGATTGTAACTGATCATTTAAGAAATATCTTGATGGCCAATGTACCTCACTTGAAACAGGTTCACGTAGAATATATTGAGGAAAAGCCTAAATTGaatgatgaagaaaagaaagagttACAAAGCCAACGTGAAATGGATACCGCACCAATTCCCGA